In Gigantopelta aegis isolate Gae_Host chromosome 6, Gae_host_genome, whole genome shotgun sequence, the following are encoded in one genomic region:
- the LOC121374962 gene encoding proteasome assembly chaperone 3-like: MAASMTEIENTFIPTKQMAKMIKLNQTDILCSHFKDYDFIIVTQYQKLGSLVQVSQEIVLDEIHQATPVYSTKVLLGKDEPFTHVLAKNIISEMQINKPIILSMALKDTSIETVSVIKHLVKECVS, from the exons ATGGCAGCCTCCATGACAGAAATCGAAAATACATTCATTCCAACAAAGCAG ATGGCAAAGATGATAAAATTAAATCAGACAGACATTTTGTGCAGCCATTTCAAAGACTATGATTTTATAATAGTAACTCAGTATCAAAAACTGGGATCATTG GTTCAAGTATCTCAAGAAATTGTACTTGATGAAATCCACCAAGCCACACCAGTATATTCAACAAAAGTTCTTCTTGGAAAAGATGAG CCTTTCACCCACGTACTGGCAAAAAACATCATTTCGGagatgcaaataaataaacctATTATTCTGTCTATGGCTTTGAAAGACACAAGTATAGAGACAGTgtcagtaataaaacatttagtcaAGGAATGTGTGAGCTGA
- the LOC121375343 gene encoding zinc transporter 7-like, producing MLPLHVGDKEYRPGWKAKEALFAWLRLIFSEKTSRRLFGFLLLNLSFAFVELLYGVWTNSLGLISDSFHMFFDCTALLAGLVASVISRWRANEAYSYGYVRAEIMAGFVNGLFLLFIAFFIFSEAVERLVEPPEVKHERLFLVSVLGFLVNMVGIFAFQHGHSHGGHGHSHSAGGHGHSDGVGLQDHSYSPSYVTTEKHSYTGYDQAVQETHRGHGHSHESHGHSHESKSHGHESKSHGHESHGHSHESHGHSHESHGHSNKEPAQSFVGHDDHGHSHGGHVETPLQVSQNQIMHGVFLHILADTLGSVGVIISAILIYYFGWMIADPICSMMIATLIGFSVLPLLRDSIGILMQRTPRELEPLLPGCYQRVSQLEGVYSVQDPHFWTLSSEVFVGAVKVEVANNADTRYILSQTHNIFTQAGVRQLCVQIDIAPM from the exons ATGCTTCCTCTTCATGTTGGTGATAAAGAGTACCGACCAGGATGGAAAGCGAAAGAAGCATTGTTTGCTTGGTTGCG TTTGATATTTTCTGAAAAGACTTCACGTAGGCTGTTTGGATTTCTTTTGTTGAATCTCTCGTTTGCATTTGTTGAACTTCTTTATGGAGTTTGGACAAACAG CTTGGGACTTATATCTGATTCATTCCACATGTTCTTTGACTGTACGGCACTTCTGGCAGGTCTAGTAGCATCTGTAATATCCAGATGGAGAGCCAACGAAGCATATAGCTATGG ataTGTTCGAGCAGAAATAATGGCAGGCTTTGTTAATGGCTTGTTCCTGCTGtttattgcatttttcatattttcagaAGCTGTTGAG AGACTAGTGGAACCCCCTGAGGTGAAGCATGAGAGACTGTTTTTGGTTTCAGTTTTAGGGTTTTTAGTCAACATGGTTGGCATCTTTGCATTCCAGCATGGACATTCTCATGGAG gtCATGGTCATTCTCACTCTGCAGGAGGACATGGTCACTCTGATGGTGTAG GTTTACAAGACCACAGTTATAGTCCTAGCTATGTGACCACTGAAAAACACAGCTACACAGGTTATGATCAGGCAGTTCAGGAGACTCACCGAGGACATGGTCACAGTCACGAAAGTCACGGGCATAGTCACGAAAGTAAAAGCCACGGTCATGAAAGTAAAAGCCACGGTCATGAAAGTCATGGACACAGTCATGAAAGTCATGGACATAGTCATGAAAGTCATGGACACAGTAACAAAGAACCTGCACAAAGTTTTGTCGGTCATGATGATCATGGCCACAGTCATGGGGGCCATGTTGAGACACCTTTACAAGTATCGCAGAATCAAATTATGCATG gggTATTCCTACATATACTAGCTGATACGCTAGGCAGTGTTGGTGTGATCATTTCGGCAATACTTATATATTACTTCGGTTGGATGATTGCAGATCCAATATGTTCTATGATGATAGCTACTTTAATAGGTTTCAG TGTTTTACCCTTGCTGCGAGATTCTATAGGTATTTTAATGCAGCGTACGCCAAGAGAACTGGAGCCTCTGCTTCCTGGATGTTACCAAAGA GTAAGTCAGCTGGAAGGAGTGTACAGTGTACAAGATCCTCACTTCTGGACATTGTCAAGTGAGGTGTTTGTTGGAGCAGTGAAGGTTGAGGTAGCTAATAATGCTGACACCAGATATATCCTCAGCCAAACACACAATATATTTACACAG gcaGGAGTTCGCCAGCTGTGCGTACAGATTGACATCGCTCCTATGTAG